In Spirochaetaceae bacterium, a genomic segment contains:
- a CDS encoding type II toxin-antitoxin system VapC family toxin yields the protein MYLLDTNVISELRRPRPSRAVVGWVGEQAADRLFLSAVTIGEIQAGIEITREQDGSKADEIEAWLDDVLASRNVLPVDSAEFRAWARLKHRQSNTLLEDAMIAATAVVHGLTVVTRNVRDFRQLGVPVLDPFDPVSGNGTPTA from the coding sequence ATGTATCTCCTGGACACGAACGTGATCTCGGAACTGCGCCGACCGCGACCGAGCAGGGCGGTTGTTGGTTGGGTCGGCGAGCAGGCGGCCGACCGATTGTTCCTGTCCGCGGTGACCATCGGCGAGATACAAGCCGGTATCGAGATCACCCGCGAGCAGGATGGCTCCAAGGCCGATGAGATCGAGGCGTGGCTCGACGACGTGTTGGCGTCACGCAACGTGCTGCCCGTGGATTCGGCAGAGTTCAGGGCATGGGCGCGGCTCAAGCACCGGCAGTCGAACACGCTGCTCGAGGATGCCATGATTGCGGCCACCGCGGTGGTCCACGGGCTGACCGTCGTAACCCGCAACGTCCGTGATTTCCGGCAGCTCGGCGTGCCGGTGCTCGATCCGTTCGATCCGGTGTCCGGCAACGGCACGCCGACCGCATGA
- a CDS encoding type II toxin-antitoxin system Phd/YefM family antitoxin has translation MGRSWQVQEAKARFSEFLETSLIEGPQIVTKRGVETAVLVSIDQWRRLERRTVPDIKKWLLAPDARTEMLTPPRSPQGHRSTPDFE, from the coding sequence ATGGGTAGGTCATGGCAGGTGCAGGAGGCCAAGGCGCGCTTCAGCGAGTTTCTTGAGACCAGCCTCATCGAAGGGCCGCAGATCGTCACCAAGCGAGGCGTGGAGACCGCGGTACTCGTTTCCATCGATCAGTGGCGGCGACTGGAACGGCGGACGGTGCCGGACATCAAGAAGTGGCTGCTCGCCCCGGATGCGCGTACGGAGATGCTGACCCCGCCACGGTCGCCGCAGGGGCACCGATCTACTCCGGATTTCGAATAG